In a single window of the Phaeobacter sp. G2 genome:
- a CDS encoding CoA transferase subunit A — translation MKKIYSSASEALDGLLHDGMFIAAGGFGLCGIPELLLDAIKEAGTKDLTFASNNAGVDDFGIGILLQTKQVKKMISSYVGENAEFMRQYLSNELELEFNPQGTLAERMRAGGAGIPGFYTKTGVGTVIAEGKEHKDFPTGADGQPETYIMEEGIFADLAIVKAWKADETGNLVFRKTARNFNAPAATCGKVCIVEVEEIVPTGSLEPDSIHLPGIYVHRIIKGDHEKRIEQRTVRQKEA, via the coding sequence ATGAAGAAGATCTATTCCAGCGCCTCTGAAGCACTTGATGGGTTGCTTCATGACGGCATGTTCATTGCGGCGGGTGGCTTTGGCCTCTGCGGCATTCCCGAGCTGTTGCTCGATGCAATCAAGGAGGCAGGCACCAAGGATCTGACCTTTGCCTCCAACAATGCGGGTGTCGATGATTTTGGCATTGGCATTTTGCTGCAGACCAAACAGGTCAAGAAGATGATCTCTTCTTATGTGGGGGAAAACGCTGAATTTATGCGTCAGTATCTCAGCAATGAGCTGGAGCTGGAATTCAACCCGCAAGGCACCCTGGCTGAGCGCATGCGTGCCGGTGGTGCTGGCATTCCCGGGTTCTACACCAAGACCGGTGTGGGCACCGTGATTGCCGAGGGCAAAGAGCACAAGGATTTTCCCACCGGCGCCGACGGCCAGCCTGAGACCTATATCATGGAAGAGGGCATTTTTGCCGATCTCGCCATCGTAAAGGCCTGGAAAGCTGACGAAACCGGCAATCTGGTGTTCCGCAAGACCGCGCGCAACTTTAACGCGCCTGCCGCCACCTGTGGCAAGGTTTGCATTGTTGAAGTCGAAGAGATCGTGCCCACGGGCAGCCTGGAGCCCGACAGCATTCACCTGCCCGGCATCTATGTGCATCGCATCATCAAAGGCGATCACGAGAAACGCATCGAACAGCGCACTGTGCGCCAGAAGGAGGCCTGA
- the topA gene encoding type I DNA topoisomerase, translating into MPVVVVESPAKAKTINKYLGSDYTVLASYGHVRDLPAKNGSVDTDNEFEMTWEIGNDSRKHVKAIADALKEDNELILATDPDREGEAISWHLQQALTKRRSIKKDTPVSRVTFNAITKEAVAEAMRNPRQVDMPLVEAYLARRALDYLVGFNLSPVLWRKLPGARSAGRVQSVCLRLIVEREMEIEAFNPQEYWSVKANMTTPRGQDFEARLTVLGGDKLDKYSLANSTAAELAVQAVSSRNMVAQSVEAKPASRNPSAPFMTSTLQQEASRKFGMGAKQCMNAAQRLYEAGLITYMRTDGIDMAPEAVQAARDEIKTRYGAEYVPSSPRIYKNKAKNAQEAHECIRPTEMGRDAKSLKVSEEDQRRLYDLIWKRTLACQMAGARLERTTVDLGSDDGQVVLRATGQVMLFDGFLRVYEEGRDDVVDEDDKRLPQIMQGEAMKFSATMGPQADKAGKDASILSDNKAVLGLQHHTQPPPRFTEATLVKRMEELGIGRPSTYASVITTIQDREYVRKDKNRLYPEDKGRIVTIFLLNFFRTYVGYEFTANLEGELDDVSAGGRDYKDILSKFWRDFSAAISETSDLRISEVLDVLDETLAPQLYPPREDGTDPRVCPKCGAGQLHLKTSRTGGFVGCGNYPECNYTRPISGEGAEGYEKVLGEDDGDEIHLKSGRFGPYVQRGEATPENKKPPRSSLPKQGKEFLAGWGPNEVTLEQAVTLLTLPREIGPHPEGGVIAANLGRFGPYIMHQLPDEEKPVYANLKETLDVFEIGMNRAMEMITEKRNNPGRGRRAAAKALRELGEHPDSGGAIQIMDGRYGPYVKWEKVNATIPKEVEVKDVTLEQAVEWIAEKAGKSGAKKKAPAKKKAPAKKATAKKPAAKKPAAKKAAPKTAAAKATTTKATDSN; encoded by the coding sequence ATGCCAGTTGTTGTTGTCGAATCCCCGGCCAAAGCCAAAACAATCAATAAGTACCTGGGGTCAGACTATACCGTTCTGGCCTCTTATGGCCATGTGCGCGACCTGCCCGCCAAAAACGGATCGGTCGATACCGACAACGAATTTGAAATGACATGGGAGATTGGCAACGACAGCCGCAAACATGTCAAAGCCATCGCCGATGCGCTGAAAGAAGACAACGAACTGATTCTCGCAACTGACCCCGATCGCGAAGGCGAGGCGATCAGCTGGCACCTGCAACAGGCGCTAACCAAACGGCGCTCGATCAAAAAGGATACGCCCGTCAGCCGGGTGACCTTTAATGCCATCACCAAAGAGGCCGTGGCCGAGGCCATGCGCAATCCGCGTCAGGTGGATATGCCCCTGGTCGAAGCCTATCTGGCCCGCCGCGCGCTCGATTATCTGGTGGGGTTCAACCTGTCGCCGGTTCTATGGCGCAAACTACCCGGCGCGCGCTCGGCCGGGCGAGTGCAATCGGTCTGCCTGCGCCTGATCGTTGAGCGCGAAATGGAGATCGAGGCGTTTAATCCGCAGGAATACTGGTCGGTCAAAGCCAATATGACCACTCCGCGCGGTCAGGATTTTGAAGCCCGCCTCACGGTACTGGGCGGCGATAAGCTCGACAAATACAGCCTGGCCAATTCCACTGCCGCCGAACTGGCGGTGCAGGCAGTATCCAGCCGCAACATGGTGGCTCAATCGGTAGAGGCCAAGCCCGCCTCCCGCAATCCATCTGCCCCCTTCATGACCTCGACCCTGCAACAAGAAGCCAGCCGCAAATTTGGCATGGGTGCCAAGCAGTGCATGAACGCCGCTCAGCGGCTTTATGAGGCGGGTCTCATCACCTATATGCGAACCGATGGCATCGATATGGCGCCTGAGGCGGTGCAGGCCGCGCGCGATGAAATCAAGACACGCTACGGGGCGGAATATGTTCCCAGCTCCCCGCGCATCTACAAGAACAAGGCCAAGAACGCGCAAGAGGCCCACGAATGTATCCGCCCCACCGAAATGGGCCGCGACGCCAAAAGCCTGAAGGTCTCGGAAGAGGACCAGCGTCGGCTGTATGATCTGATCTGGAAGCGCACCCTGGCCTGCCAGATGGCCGGTGCCCGGCTGGAGCGCACCACGGTTGATCTGGGCTCTGACGATGGCCAGGTGGTGCTGCGCGCCACCGGTCAGGTGATGCTGTTTGACGGCTTCCTCCGGGTTTATGAGGAAGGCCGCGATGACGTGGTCGACGAAGACGACAAGCGCCTGCCGCAGATCATGCAGGGCGAAGCGATGAAGTTCTCCGCCACCATGGGGCCACAGGCCGACAAGGCTGGCAAAGACGCCTCGATCCTGTCGGACAACAAGGCGGTTCTGGGGCTGCAGCACCACACCCAACCACCGCCGCGCTTTACCGAGGCAACCCTGGTCAAGCGGATGGAAGAGCTGGGCATTGGTCGCCCCTCTACCTATGCCAGCGTCATCACCACAATTCAGGACCGCGAATATGTCCGTAAGGACAAGAACCGGCTCTACCCCGAAGACAAGGGCCGCATCGTCACCATCTTCCTGCTGAACTTTTTCCGCACCTATGTGGGCTATGAGTTCACCGCCAATCTGGAAGGTGAATTGGATGACGTCAGTGCAGGCGGGCGCGACTACAAAGACATCCTAAGCAAATTCTGGCGCGATTTTTCGGCTGCGATCTCAGAAACTTCGGATCTGCGGATCTCGGAAGTGCTGGATGTGCTGGACGAAACCCTCGCACCACAGCTGTACCCGCCGCGCGAAGACGGCACCGATCCGCGCGTCTGCCCAAAATGCGGCGCCGGTCAGCTGCATCTGAAGACCTCGCGCACCGGTGGCTTTGTCGGCTGCGGCAACTACCCCGAGTGCAACTATACCCGCCCCATTTCGGGTGAGGGCGCCGAGGGCTATGAAAAGGTTCTGGGGGAAGACGACGGTGATGAAATTCATCTCAAGTCCGGTCGCTTTGGCCCCTATGTGCAACGCGGCGAGGCCACGCCCGAGAACAAAAAACCACCGCGCTCATCGCTGCCGAAACAGGGCAAGGAATTCCTGGCCGGCTGGGGCCCAAATGAGGTGACGTTGGAACAGGCGGTTACCCTGCTGACCCTGCCGCGTGAAATTGGCCCCCACCCCGAAGGCGGCGTCATTGCGGCCAATCTGGGTCGGTTTGGCCCCTATATCATGCACCAGCTGCCGGATGAGGAAAAACCCGTTTACGCCAATCTGAAAGAGACACTGGATGTCTTTGAAATCGGCATGAACCGGGCGATGGAGATGATCACCGAGAAGCGCAACAATCCGGGCCGCGGTCGTCGGGCAGCCGCCAAGGCGCTGCGCGAACTGGGCGAACATCCTGACAGCGGCGGCGCAATCCAGATCATGGATGGCCGGTATGGGCCGTATGTGAAGTGGGAAAAGGTCAATGCCACGATCCCGAAAGAGGTCGAGGTGAAGGATGTGACCCTGGAACAGGCGGTGGAGTGGATTGCCGAGAAGGCTGGTAAATCGGGGGCAAAGAAAAAGGCCCCGGCCAAGAAAAAAGCACCTGCCAAAAAAGCGACAGCCAAAAAGCCCGCAGCGAAGAAGCCTGCGGCCAAGAAAGCTGCACCAAAGACCGCCGCCGCAAAGGCCACCACGACAAAGGCCACAGACAGCAACTAA